The following are encoded in a window of Bacillota bacterium genomic DNA:
- a CDS encoding type II secretion system F family protein has protein sequence MTSGQVEAEHEALAAEQLRRLGYVVVEIKEKRPSLVQSLVKPRSAKVGLGEVTLLSRQLAAMLDAGIPLTRSLFSVGRQTRNTALQAAVNDVARNVEGGVSFSEALSAYPKIFGDLYVSMIRAGEIGGSLNEVLTRLSDQLERDKNLRDNLRSATFYPITVMSFAVLVMLAMLFFIVPVFVGFFPAGVTLPAPTRVIVALSDSLRHQWYVWLFVAGGLGLGLRFFVRSPAGGRAWERVRFRIPVFGPLFHRAVVARFARTFSTLLAGGIPVLQALETAGPAAGSTQVAEAVAAAGLKIEEGKSLAGPLEESGIFPPMVIDMVVVGEETGALPALLSRVAEFFEAEVATMTKGLTAMLEPLMLIFVGIIVAVMVISLYLPIFIAVLGAGGN, from the coding sequence ATGACCAGCGGGCAGGTGGAGGCCGAACACGAGGCGCTGGCCGCCGAACAATTGCGCCGACTGGGCTACGTGGTGGTGGAGATCAAGGAGAAGCGCCCGTCGCTCGTCCAAAGTCTCGTCAAACCACGCTCCGCGAAGGTCGGCCTGGGGGAAGTAACGCTTTTGAGCAGACAACTGGCGGCCATGCTGGACGCCGGCATTCCTCTGACCCGGAGCCTGTTTTCGGTGGGCCGGCAGACTAGAAACACCGCCTTGCAGGCGGCGGTGAACGATGTGGCCAGGAACGTGGAAGGGGGCGTAAGCTTCTCTGAAGCCTTAAGCGCCTACCCCAAGATCTTCGGCGATCTCTATGTGAGCATGATCCGGGCGGGTGAGATCGGCGGCTCTCTGAACGAGGTGCTTACACGTCTTTCGGACCAGTTGGAGCGGGACAAAAACCTGCGTGACAACTTACGCTCCGCCACCTTTTATCCGATCACCGTCATGAGCTTTGCCGTCCTGGTTATGCTGGCGATGTTGTTTTTCATCGTCCCCGTGTTCGTCGGTTTCTTTCCGGCGGGTGTTACCCTGCCGGCGCCCACCAGGGTGATCGTGGCCCTGTCGGATTCCCTGCGTCACCAATGGTACGTGTGGCTTTTCGTGGCGGGGGGGTTGGGCTTGGGCTTGCGCTTTTTCGTGCGCAGCCCGGCGGGCGGCCGCGCCTGGGAACGGGTGCGGTTCCGGATCCCGGTATTCGGTCCGCTTTTCCACCGGGCGGTGGTGGCCCGGTTCGCCCGCACTTTTTCTACCCTGCTGGCGGGAGGCATCCCGGTGCTCCAGGCGTTGGAGACCGCCGGCCCGGCCGCCGGGAGCACTCAGGTGGCCGAGGCCGTGGCCGCCGCCGGTTTGAAGATCGAGGAGGGCAAGAGCCTGGCGGGCCCACTGGAGGAGAGCGGGATTTTTCCGCCCATGGTCATCGACATGGTGGTCGTGGGTGAAGAAACAGGCGCCCTGCCCGCCTTGCTGAGCCGTGTCGCGGAGTTTTTCGAGGCGGAGGTGGCGACCATGACGAAAGGATTGACCGCCATGCTGGAGCCGCTGATGCTCATCTTCGTCGGCATCATCGTGGCCGTCATGGTGATCTCCCTGTACCTGCCCATTTTTATCGCCGTTCTTGGCGCGGGGGGGAATTAA
- a CDS encoding aspartate-semialdehyde dehydrogenase — MAGYNVCVVGATGAVGQEILKVLALRRFGLHKLRLCATSRSAGKKVAFGGEELTVEETRESSFEGMDIALFAGGAAGAEYAGAARKAGAVVIDNSSAFRLDPAVPLVVPEVNPEDVRWHNGIIANPNCSTIIMVVPLKPLHDAAGIRRVVVSTYQAVSGAGSAAVDELAAQTRAVLDGQTYPPRVFAHRIAFNLIPHIDVFQDLDYTKEEWKLVRETRKILHAPDMRITATTVRVPVFRSHSESINVETERFVSAREVRELLSRAPGVVVVDEPEQKLYPMPLDVTEKDEVFVGRIRQDPTVDNGINMFVAADQLRKGAATNAVQIAELLVEYGLL, encoded by the coding sequence TTGGCGGGGTATAACGTTTGTGTGGTTGGAGCCACCGGTGCGGTGGGACAGGAAATCCTGAAAGTGCTGGCGTTGCGGCGGTTTGGGTTGCATAAGCTGCGGCTTTGCGCCACGTCGCGCTCCGCGGGGAAAAAGGTCGCTTTCGGCGGTGAGGAACTCACGGTCGAGGAGACCCGGGAATCGTCCTTTGAAGGGATGGACATCGCGCTTTTTGCCGGAGGGGCGGCCGGCGCCGAATACGCCGGGGCGGCCCGCAAGGCGGGCGCGGTGGTCATCGACAATTCGAGCGCCTTCAGGCTGGACCCCGCGGTGCCCCTGGTGGTCCCGGAGGTCAACCCCGAGGATGTCCGCTGGCACAACGGGATTATCGCCAATCCGAACTGCTCGACCATCATCATGGTCGTGCCTTTGAAGCCGCTGCACGACGCCGCCGGGATCCGGCGGGTGGTGGTCTCCACCTACCAGGCGGTATCCGGCGCCGGATCAGCCGCCGTTGACGAACTGGCCGCCCAGACCCGGGCGGTGCTGGATGGTCAAACCTACCCGCCCCGGGTTTTCGCGCACCGGATCGCGTTCAACCTGATCCCGCACATCGACGTCTTTCAGGACCTGGACTACACCAAAGAAGAGTGGAAGCTGGTCCGGGAGACCAGGAAAATCCTACACGCCCCGGACATGCGGATCACCGCGACCACCGTCCGGGTGCCGGTGTTCCGTAGCCACTCGGAGTCGATCAACGTCGAGACCGAGCGTTTCGTGAGCGCCCGGGAGGTCAGGGAACTCTTGTCCCGCGCCCCCGGGGTGGTGGTGGTGGACGAGCCGGAGCAGAAACTGTACCCGATGCCTCTTGACGTGACCGAAAAGGACGAGGTGTTTGTCGGCCGCATTCGGCAGGACCCCACCGTGGACAACGGCATCAACATGTTTGTCGCCGCCGACCAGTTGCGCAAGGGCGCGGCCACGAACGCGGTCCAGATCGCCGAACTGCTGGTCGAATACGGCCTGCTGTAA
- the lspA gene encoding signal peptidase II — translation MRTFWAVAAVVFALDQGAKALVQRTIEPGRDVELVGAWLRLTHVYNPGGAFGIFGGQPLLVLAVTLLAVTAVLACLPQIIRAGYALPVALLFGGALGNLADRLRYGRVLDFIDFGFWPVFNPADIAITAGAVLLGVQVLRGERNARGERNGHP, via the coding sequence GTGCGCACATTCTGGGCCGTGGCGGCGGTGGTGTTCGCGCTGGATCAGGGCGCCAAGGCGCTGGTGCAAAGGACGATCGAGCCGGGGCGGGACGTGGAGTTGGTCGGTGCCTGGCTGCGGCTGACTCACGTCTACAACCCCGGGGGCGCGTTCGGGATCTTCGGCGGCCAACCGCTGTTGGTGCTCGCGGTCACCCTTTTGGCGGTGACGGCCGTCCTGGCTTGCCTGCCGCAAATCATCCGGGCCGGGTACGCTTTGCCGGTCGCCCTGCTGTTCGGCGGGGCCCTGGGCAACCTGGCCGACCGCCTGCGGTACGGCCGGGTGCTGGACTTCATCGACTTCGGCTTTTGGCCGGTGTTCAACCCGGCCGACATAGCGATCACGGCCGGGGCGGTGTTGTTGGGGGTGCAGGTGCTGCGGGGGGAACGGAACGCCCGGGGGGAGCGAAATGGCCACCCTTAA
- a CDS encoding RluA family pseudouridine synthase has translation MATLNRYTVETEDEQARLDVFLAGQNPELSRARIQKLIAARMVTVNGRPVRAGHRVRAGDRVELEVPDPEVPAIAPEDIPLDVCFEDSDVLVVNKRRGLVVHPAVGHYSGTLVNALLHHCRDLSGINGLLRPGIVHRLDRDTSGLLMVAKNDHAHLALADQLKHRTVLRRYTALVHGRPRLDAGTVDAPIGRHPQDRQRMAVNPRHGRAARTHYRVLKHFKKFALLELTLDTGRTHQIRVHMAHLGHPLVGDLKYGRARPELGLAGQFLHAGTLGFRHPRTGEALVFEAPLPAELATVLERLPPSGQPESFL, from the coding sequence ATGGCCACCCTTAACCGCTACACGGTGGAGACGGAGGACGAGCAGGCCCGCCTGGACGTGTTTCTGGCCGGACAGAACCCGGAACTCAGCCGCGCCCGCATTCAAAAGCTCATCGCGGCCCGGATGGTCACCGTGAACGGCCGCCCGGTGCGGGCCGGTCACCGGGTTCGGGCGGGCGACCGCGTGGAACTTGAGGTGCCGGACCCGGAAGTGCCCGCCATCGCGCCGGAAGACATTCCCCTGGACGTGTGCTTTGAGGATTCGGACGTGCTGGTGGTGAACAAGCGGCGGGGTCTGGTGGTCCACCCCGCTGTGGGTCATTACTCCGGGACGCTGGTGAACGCGCTCTTGCACCACTGCCGGGACCTCTCCGGCATCAACGGCCTGCTCCGCCCGGGAATCGTGCACCGCCTGGACCGGGACACGTCCGGGCTGCTGATGGTGGCCAAGAACGACCACGCCCACCTGGCCCTGGCCGACCAGTTGAAGCACCGCACGGTGCTCCGCCGGTACACCGCCCTGGTCCACGGCCGGCCCAGGCTTGATGCGGGCACGGTGGACGCCCCGATCGGGCGCCACCCCCAAGACCGCCAACGGATGGCGGTCAACCCCCGCCACGGCCGGGCCGCCCGCACCCACTACCGGGTGCTCAAGCACTTCAAAAAGTTCGCCCTCCTCGAACTGACCCTGGACACCGGGCGCACCCACCAGATCCGCGTACACATGGCGCACTTGGGGCACCCGCTGGTCGGGGACTTAAAATATGGGCGCGCCCGCCCGGAACTCGGCCTGGCGGGGCAGTTCCTGCACGCCGGCACCCTCGGGTTCCGCCACCCGCGCACCGGGGAGGCCCTGGTGTTCGAGGCGCCCCTGCCCGCCGAACTGGCCACGGTGCTGGAGCGTCTCCCCCCGTCGGGGCAACCCGAGTCGTTTTTGTGA
- the dpsA gene encoding dipicolinate synthase subunit DpsA: MQPLVGLRIGVLGGDGRGVYIVQEFAAMGARVRAYGLPVLENAPEVLACNDPNEILVDIDVLVVPLPGLDRDGRLHTVTGEAPVITREMLENVGAQVPIFAVLAKEYLTRLAAELGLRMIELVEFQEFAILNSIPSAEGAVQLAMEKTPFTIHGSQVVVLGFGNLGMTLARTVNALGAKTTVMARNPAALARACEMGLATVVPERLADQLALADLIFNTVPAPILDKKLLKAVNPEACIIDLASAPGGTDFTAARALGLNACLAPNLPGKVAPASAGRIIARTIQRLLHGTILQGTSVHRGVLADAAQGS; the protein is encoded by the coding sequence ATGCAGCCGCTGGTGGGTTTGAGAATTGGTGTGCTGGGCGGCGACGGGCGGGGAGTCTACATTGTTCAGGAATTCGCGGCCATGGGCGCCCGGGTGAGGGCTTATGGCCTCCCCGTTTTGGAAAACGCGCCGGAGGTTTTGGCCTGCAACGATCCGAATGAGATCCTGGTGGACATCGATGTGCTTGTCGTGCCCTTGCCCGGTCTGGACCGGGATGGTCGCCTGCACACCGTAACGGGGGAAGCGCCGGTCATAACCAGGGAGATGCTTGAGAACGTCGGTGCCCAAGTACCGATCTTCGCGGTTTTGGCCAAGGAGTACCTGACCCGGTTGGCGGCGGAGTTGGGGCTCCGGATGATCGAGTTGGTTGAGTTTCAGGAATTCGCCATCCTGAACTCGATCCCCTCCGCCGAGGGAGCCGTCCAACTGGCCATGGAGAAGACGCCGTTTACGATTCACGGTTCTCAGGTGGTGGTTTTGGGCTTCGGCAACCTGGGAATGACGCTGGCCAGAACGGTGAACGCCCTCGGCGCGAAGACCACGGTGATGGCCCGCAATCCGGCGGCCTTGGCCAGGGCCTGCGAAATGGGTTTGGCCACGGTGGTCCCGGAACGGCTGGCCGACCAACTCGCTCTGGCGGACCTCATTTTCAATACGGTTCCGGCTCCGATCCTTGACAAGAAGCTTTTAAAGGCCGTCAACCCGGAGGCCTGCATCATCGACCTGGCTTCGGCGCCGGGCGGAACCGACTTCACCGCGGCCCGCGCGTTGGGTTTGAACGCCTGCCTGGCGCCGAACCTGCCCGGCAAAGTCGCGCCCGCCTCAGCCGGCCGGATTATCGCCCGGACTATCCAGCGGTTGCTGCACGGCACCATCCTCCAAGGGACTTCTGTACATAGGGGGGTGCTGGCTGATGCAGCTCAAGGGAGTTAA
- a CDS encoding ribonuclease J, translated as MPQETKLQIIPLGGLGEIGKNIMAVRYGEDILVIDCGLMFPEEEMLGIDIVIPDIQYLLDNREQVRGILLTHGHEDHIGALPYVLKQINVPVFGTKLTLGLLEAKFKEHVFNEEIKMVVINPRETVHIGCFSAEFIRVSHSVPDAVGIALHTPIGTVLHTGDFKIDYTPVDGEVIDLRRFARLGEQGVLVMLSDSTNVERPGYTLSERVVGATFDEVFGVSKERIIVATFASNVHRLQQAVYAAHKHRRKVAVAGRSMVNVVNIAYELGHLDIPAGTLVNLEEANRLPRSQVVLLTTGSQGEPMSALTRMALGDHRQVEILPGDTIIISATPIPGNEKLVSRIINHLYKRGATVIHERVSGTHVSGHASAEELKLMLKLVQPKFFVPVHGEYRMLVKHAELAREMGVRPENVFVAENGNILEFTRKKGRIAGKVSSGRILVDGLGIGDVGNIVLRDRKQLGQDGILIVVVTIDQETKQVVAGPDIVSRGFVYVRESEELMEDARERVRSTLDGCTGRGVGEWSAIKSEVRDALGKFLYERTGRRPMILPIIMET; from the coding sequence TTGCCGCAAGAGACCAAGCTGCAAATCATACCTCTCGGAGGCCTGGGGGAAATCGGCAAGAACATCATGGCCGTCCGCTACGGCGAAGACATCCTGGTCATCGACTGCGGCCTGATGTTTCCGGAGGAGGAGATGTTGGGAATCGACATCGTCATTCCCGACATCCAGTATCTTTTGGACAACAGGGAACAGGTACGGGGGATTCTGCTCACCCACGGGCACGAGGACCATATCGGCGCGCTGCCGTACGTACTGAAGCAGATCAATGTCCCTGTGTTTGGCACCAAGCTCACCCTGGGTCTCCTGGAGGCAAAGTTTAAGGAACACGTTTTCAATGAAGAGATAAAAATGGTGGTGATCAATCCGCGGGAGACCGTGCACATCGGCTGTTTTTCCGCGGAGTTCATCCGGGTTTCGCACAGCGTGCCGGACGCGGTGGGCATCGCTTTGCACACCCCGATCGGAACCGTGCTCCACACGGGCGACTTCAAGATCGACTACACCCCGGTGGACGGGGAAGTCATCGACCTGCGCCGGTTCGCGCGTCTGGGCGAACAAGGCGTCCTGGTCATGCTCTCGGACAGCACCAACGTGGAACGCCCCGGCTACACCCTGTCGGAACGGGTGGTCGGGGCGACCTTTGACGAAGTCTTCGGGGTTTCCAAGGAGCGGATCATCGTCGCCACGTTCGCCTCCAATGTGCACCGGCTGCAACAGGCCGTCTACGCGGCGCACAAGCACCGGCGCAAGGTGGCCGTGGCCGGCAGAAGCATGGTGAACGTGGTCAACATCGCCTATGAATTGGGCCACCTGGACATTCCCGCGGGGACGCTCGTCAACCTGGAGGAGGCCAACCGCCTGCCCCGTAGCCAGGTGGTGCTCCTGACCACCGGGAGCCAGGGTGAGCCGATGTCGGCGCTGACCCGGATGGCCCTGGGCGATCACCGCCAGGTGGAAATCCTGCCGGGGGACACCATCATCATCTCGGCCACCCCGATCCCGGGGAACGAGAAACTGGTGTCCCGGATCATCAACCACCTGTATAAGCGCGGGGCGACCGTGATTCACGAACGAGTTTCCGGAACTCACGTTTCCGGGCACGCCAGCGCCGAGGAACTGAAGCTGATGCTGAAACTGGTGCAGCCCAAGTTCTTCGTGCCGGTGCACGGGGAGTACCGGATGCTGGTGAAACACGCCGAACTGGCCCGGGAAATGGGCGTGCGGCCGGAGAACGTCTTCGTGGCGGAAAACGGCAACATCCTCGAGTTCACCCGCAAAAAAGGCCGGATCGCCGGGAAGGTGTCCTCGGGCCGGATACTGGTGGACGGCCTGGGCATCGGCGACGTCGGGAACATTGTGCTGCGCGACCGCAAGCAGCTCGGCCAGGACGGGATCCTGATCGTGGTGGTGACCATCGACCAGGAAACGAAACAGGTGGTCGCGGGGCCGGACATCGTGTCGCGCGGCTTCGTGTATGTGCGCGAGTCCGAGGAACTGATGGAAGACGCCCGGGAGCGGGTGCGCAGCACGCTTGACGGCTGCACGGGGCGCGGCGTCGGGGAGTGGTCGGCCATCAAGTCGGAGGTGCGCGACGCCCTGGGCAAGTTCCTGTACGAACGCACCGGGCGGCGCCCGATGATCCTGCCGATTATTATGGAAACTTAA
- the dapA gene encoding 4-hydroxy-tetrahydrodipicolinate synthase: protein MTDFGRVLTAMVTPFDKNRELNLPMAKKLARHLVDTGSDGLVVSGTTGEAPTLSKAEKLELFRTVVDEVGGRAAVVAGTGSYSTTDSIALTQAAEKLGVDGVMLVCPYYNKPSQEGLYQHFKAVAESTNLPVMVYNIPGRTAVNLLPQTCARLAEVKNVVAVKEAGGNMDQATELRRVLPDYFHLYSGDDSMTLPLLAVGGKGVVSVAAHLVGKKIQEMINAFTSGNITLAAKLHGSLFPLIKGLFMTTNPVPVKAALAMVGLNVGPPRLPLVEATEQEKEKLCDLLREAQLL from the coding sequence GTGACGGACTTCGGGCGGGTGCTCACGGCGATGGTTACGCCGTTTGACAAGAACCGGGAGCTGAACCTGCCGATGGCCAAAAAACTTGCCCGGCACCTGGTGGACACGGGTTCGGACGGGCTGGTGGTGTCCGGCACCACCGGGGAAGCGCCGACCCTCTCCAAAGCGGAAAAGCTGGAACTCTTCCGGACGGTGGTCGACGAGGTGGGGGGCCGTGCCGCCGTGGTGGCCGGCACCGGGAGCTATTCCACGACCGACAGCATCGCGCTGACCCAGGCGGCCGAGAAACTGGGCGTGGACGGGGTGATGCTGGTTTGCCCCTACTACAACAAACCGTCGCAGGAGGGGCTTTATCAGCACTTCAAAGCGGTGGCCGAAAGCACCAACCTGCCGGTCATGGTCTACAACATCCCCGGCCGGACGGCGGTCAACCTGCTGCCCCAGACCTGCGCCCGGCTGGCGGAGGTCAAGAACGTGGTGGCGGTCAAGGAGGCCGGCGGCAACATGGACCAGGCCACCGAACTGCGCCGGGTGCTGCCGGACTATTTCCACCTCTACAGCGGGGACGATTCCATGACGTTGCCGCTGCTGGCCGTCGGGGGCAAGGGCGTGGTGAGCGTGGCGGCGCACCTGGTGGGGAAGAAGATTCAGGAGATGATCAACGCCTTTACGTCCGGGAACATCACGCTGGCCGCCAAACTGCACGGCAGCCTGTTTCCGTTGATCAAGGGGCTTTTCATGACCACCAACCCGGTGCCGGTAAAGGCGGCGCTGGCGATGGTGGGACTGAACGTCGGCCCGCCGCGGCTGCCCCTGGTCGAAGCGACGGAGCAGGAAAAAGAGAAGCTGTGCGACCTGCTCAGGGAGGCGCAACTACTGTAG
- the pilM gene encoding type IV pilus assembly protein PilM yields MGLLGVSDRAVGLELDAGEARAVELRGRANAPTLAAWGRVALPAGAVVDGAVAQPETVGRALADLWVSAGIGAREVVLGVVNQDVLVRFATLPKVPRDKLPNVIRYQAPEYLPVALDTVVWDFAVIGEKPGTGPSFLEVLLVAARREMVDGYLAALAAARLTPRDIDVASLALLRLLPSRGEKASAVMLLHLADYLSTVLIVAGGVPRLARIVSVGLSELCGTTGHGVPMFTDHRPAEVLRSWVGSLEAEIRSLVGYYQAQPGAKAVETVILSGRGARVPGLLRMLEENLGVGVMILDPLKGLKPRGPGVKIEPAVDFAVGIGLARRGLEG; encoded by the coding sequence ATGGGCCTTCTTGGAGTATCGGACCGGGCGGTGGGTTTGGAATTGGACGCGGGCGAGGCCCGGGCGGTTGAACTGCGGGGCCGGGCTAACGCCCCCACCCTGGCGGCCTGGGGCCGGGTCGCCCTGCCTGCGGGCGCGGTGGTCGACGGCGCCGTTGCCCAGCCGGAAACGGTCGGCCGGGCGCTGGCCGACTTGTGGGTGAGCGCCGGTATAGGCGCCCGGGAGGTGGTCCTGGGCGTGGTCAATCAGGATGTCCTGGTGCGGTTCGCCACCCTTCCCAAGGTGCCGCGGGATAAACTGCCGAATGTGATCCGTTACCAGGCGCCCGAGTATCTGCCGGTCGCCCTGGACACCGTGGTGTGGGACTTCGCCGTAATCGGCGAGAAACCGGGGACGGGGCCGTCGTTCCTGGAGGTATTGCTGGTGGCCGCACGGCGGGAAATGGTGGACGGTTATCTCGCCGCGCTGGCCGCGGCCCGCCTGACGCCTCGGGACATCGACGTGGCTTCCCTGGCCCTCTTGCGGCTGCTCCCGTCGCGCGGGGAAAAGGCATCAGCGGTAATGCTGTTGCATCTGGCCGACTATTTAAGCACCGTGCTGATTGTGGCCGGGGGTGTGCCCAGGCTGGCCCGTATCGTTTCGGTCGGCCTCAGCGAGCTGTGCGGAACCACCGGCCACGGGGTACCCATGTTCACCGATCACCGGCCGGCGGAGGTGCTCCGGAGTTGGGTCGGGAGCCTGGAAGCCGAAATCCGCTCCCTGGTAGGTTACTACCAGGCGCAACCCGGGGCGAAAGCGGTGGAGACGGTCATTCTCAGCGGGCGGGGCGCCCGGGTGCCGGGTTTGCTCCGGATGTTGGAGGAAAACCTTGGTGTTGGGGTGATGATCCTGGATCCGCTCAAGGGCCTCAAGCCCCGCGGGCCGGGTGTAAAGATCGAGCCGGCGGTGGATTTCGCGGTCGGCATCGGCCTAGCGCGGCGTGGATTGGAGGGATAA
- the dapB gene encoding 4-hydroxy-tetrahydrodipicolinate reductase translates to MVRVAVCGAAGRMGREVVRALAREDGLKLVGAADPHGLGADAGVLAGLDPLGVTVSGDLEEMLKEAKPRVMVDFTAPTAVAANARTAIRAGVHPVIGTTGMSSEDLAELRRLCAETGVGGFVAPNFAVGAVLMMKFAEMTAKFMPAVEIIELHHDQKADAPSGTAIKTAEMISSARGGYRQPSATKVLKLDGVRGGSYDGGIRIHSVRLPGLVAHQEVIFGGLGQTLSIRHDSISRESFMPGVLLAVRRVVGLRELVVGLENLIFE, encoded by the coding sequence ATCGTTCGAGTAGCCGTTTGCGGTGCCGCCGGAAGAATGGGACGGGAAGTTGTGCGGGCCCTGGCGAGGGAAGACGGGTTGAAACTGGTCGGCGCCGCCGACCCGCACGGCCTTGGTGCCGACGCGGGGGTCCTGGCCGGGCTGGACCCGCTGGGGGTCACCGTGAGCGGCGACCTGGAGGAAATGCTCAAGGAGGCCAAACCCCGGGTAATGGTCGACTTCACCGCGCCCACGGCCGTGGCCGCGAACGCCCGGACCGCGATCCGGGCCGGGGTGCATCCGGTGATCGGCACCACCGGAATGAGCAGCGAAGACCTGGCGGAGTTGCGTCGGCTTTGCGCCGAAACGGGTGTGGGCGGATTCGTGGCCCCCAATTTCGCCGTTGGGGCCGTCCTGATGATGAAGTTCGCGGAAATGACGGCGAAGTTCATGCCGGCGGTGGAGATTATCGAACTGCACCACGACCAGAAGGCGGACGCCCCGTCCGGCACCGCCATCAAGACGGCCGAAATGATCAGCAGCGCCCGCGGCGGGTACCGGCAGCCTTCGGCAACCAAGGTCTTGAAGCTTGACGGTGTCCGGGGCGGGAGCTACGACGGCGGCATCCGCATTCACAGTGTCCGCCTGCCGGGGCTGGTGGCGCACCAGGAAGTGATTTTCGGCGGTCTGGGTCAAACCCTGTCGATCAGGCATGATTCGATTTCCCGGGAGTCGTTCATGCCGGGGGTGCTGTTGGCGGTGCGCCGGGTGGTCGGACTCCGCGAACTGGTGGTCGGACTGGAAAACCTGATCTTTGAGTAA
- a CDS encoding dipicolinate synthase subunit B has protein sequence MQLKGVKIGFALTASFCTLEPVVRQIEQFVKEGAEIYPIMSRETATTDTRYGAAKQWMGRLSLVTGKKVFTNIVEVEPIGPQKLFDVVVLAPCTGNSVAKLANGITDGPVLMAAKAQLRNMRPVVVAISTNDGLGLNARNIGTLLNTRNVYMVPFGQDSPQHKPNSLIAKMDLLGATIIEALQGRQLQPIIVTFG, from the coding sequence ATGCAGCTCAAGGGAGTTAAGATCGGCTTCGCGCTTACCGCGTCGTTTTGCACCCTGGAACCGGTGGTGCGGCAAATCGAACAATTCGTCAAGGAAGGGGCCGAGATCTACCCGATCATGTCCCGGGAAACCGCCACCACTGATACGCGGTACGGGGCCGCTAAACAGTGGATGGGCAGGCTGAGCCTGGTCACTGGGAAGAAGGTGTTCACCAACATCGTCGAGGTTGAACCGATCGGTCCCCAGAAGCTGTTTGACGTGGTCGTGCTTGCTCCGTGCACGGGCAACTCGGTGGCGAAACTCGCCAACGGGATTACGGACGGGCCGGTGTTGATGGCGGCCAAAGCCCAGCTGCGGAACATGCGTCCGGTGGTCGTCGCCATTTCCACCAATGACGGGCTGGGCTTGAACGCGCGGAACATCGGGACGCTGTTGAACACGCGGAATGTATATATGGTGCCCTTCGGGCAGGACAGCCCGCAGCACAAGCCGAACTCGCTGATCGCGAAGATGGACCTGCTTGGGGCGACCATCATTGAGGCGCTTCAAGGGCGTCAGTTGCAGCCGATCATCGTCACCTTCGGCTAG
- a CDS encoding type IV pilus twitching motility protein PilT has product MDSQEEKEYLVDFDTLLKITVERQGSDLHLTVGSPPVVRIHGELVPLDYPPLKPSDIEQVVLSRLDSFYRAILEEKWELDFSYSVAGVSRFRGNIMRQRGSYSAVLRVVPYKAPTLEQLNLPPAVKNLCYLPRGLVLVTGPTGSGKSTTLAAMIDLINKERQVNIVTVEDPIEFLHRHNRSIIRQREVGADTLSFANALRHVLRADPDVILIGEMRDLESIAIALTAAETGHLVFSTLHTQTAILAVHRIVDVFQEHQREQIRQQLADSLQGVIAQQLVPTADGGGRVAAAEVMLASSAVRALIREGKEHQLYTVIQTGRQVGMQTMDQALAELYAAGKITRELALERCVDRAEVERLIQKSSFGSFGAPPGAKQPPRGRWE; this is encoded by the coding sequence ATGGACAGTCAGGAGGAAAAGGAATACCTTGTTGATTTTGACACCCTCCTGAAAATCACCGTTGAGCGGCAGGGTTCGGATTTACACCTGACGGTCGGTTCACCGCCGGTGGTCCGGATTCACGGCGAGCTGGTCCCCCTGGATTATCCCCCGCTGAAGCCGTCCGACATAGAGCAAGTGGTCCTGTCCCGGCTGGATTCGTTCTACCGCGCCATACTCGAGGAGAAATGGGAGTTGGACTTTTCCTATTCCGTGGCCGGGGTGAGCCGGTTCCGCGGGAACATCATGCGCCAGCGGGGGAGCTATTCCGCGGTGCTGCGGGTGGTGCCCTACAAGGCGCCTACCCTTGAGCAATTGAACCTGCCTCCGGCCGTAAAAAACCTCTGCTATCTGCCCCGGGGCCTGGTCCTGGTCACCGGGCCGACCGGGAGCGGCAAATCCACCACGCTGGCTGCCATGATCGACCTGATCAACAAGGAGCGGCAGGTGAACATCGTCACCGTTGAGGACCCGATCGAGTTCCTGCACCGGCACAACCGGTCGATTATCCGGCAGCGGGAGGTGGGCGCCGACACCCTTTCCTTCGCCAACGCCTTGCGGCACGTGCTCCGGGCCGACCCGGACGTCATCCTCATCGGGGAGATGCGTGACCTGGAGAGCATCGCCATTGCGCTGACGGCGGCCGAAACGGGCCACCTGGTTTTCTCCACCCTGCACACCCAGACGGCGATCCTGGCGGTGCACCGCATCGTGGACGTGTTCCAGGAACACCAGCGCGAGCAGATACGCCAACAGTTGGCCGACTCCCTGCAGGGGGTGATCGCCCAGCAGTTGGTACCCACGGCGGACGGCGGCGGCCGGGTAGCCGCCGCCGAAGTGATGCTGGCGTCCTCGGCGGTGCGCGCGCTGATCCGGGAAGGCAAGGAACACCAGTTGTACACCGTGATCCAGACCGGCCGGCAGGTCGGCATGCAGACCATGGACCAAGCGCTGGCCGAACTGTATGCCGCCGGGAAAATCACCCGCGAGCTGGCCTTGGAGCGCTGCGTCGACCGGGCCGAGGTGGAGCGGCTGATTCAGAAAAGCAGTTTTGGTTCCTTCGGCGCTCCCCCGGGAGCGAAGCAGCCGCCCCGGGGGCGGTGGGAGTAG